Part of the candidate division KSB1 bacterium genome, TCGTGCACGATACGCGCCAGCAACAGGGTGGTGGCCCCAGGGCGAACGTTCTGCTCCTGGATCACACGGGGTAGTCCCAAGAACCACGCGGCGACCACCACCGGCCCACTCACGTACCCACCTGTGCCAACCACGGCGGCGGGCTTGAGCCGTCGCAACAGTGCCACCGACTGCGCCACGCTGGCAGCAGCTTGGACAGGTACCAACAAATTGCTCGGGGCAAGGCGTCGCCGCATTCCTCGCACCGCAATCATGCGCAGAGGCCATCCCAAGCGGGGCAGCACCGTTGCCTCCAGTCCACGAGGTGTGCCCACAAAGACCACCTGCGCATCGGGCGCCTGCCGCCGCAACTCCTCGGCCAAGGCGATGGCCGGATAGAGATGGCCGCCAGTGCCTCCCCCGGCAAACACGAAAACTCGCGAAGCCTGTCCGCTTGACTGATCGGCCATTGCCTTCTGCCCAGGGAACGATGCCTAACGCGCCCAGGGCCTGATCTTCGCCGCAGTGGTTGGCCTGCCCACAGGCAAGCCCCTGCGCCGCAGGCGCTCCCGGTACGCAGCAGCACTCAGATACCCTTCCGCCCCCTCAATTGATTCGCGAGAAATGGCCAGCAACACCCCAACTGCCAACATGTTCACCACTGTGGCCGTCCCGCCGTAGCTAATGAACGGCAGCGGCAAACCACTGGTCGGGGCCATGCCGGTCACCACTAACATGTTTACCACCGCGTAGAGCGCGATGCTGGCCGTCAACCCCATGGCGATCAAGCGGGCGTCTGCAGAGCACGCGCGCACGGCGATGCGTATGCCGCGCCAGAGGACCACCGCGAACAGCCCTACCACGGCCAGCGTTCCCACCAGTCCGAACTCCTCGCCGATGATGGCAAATACAAAATCGCTGAAGGCCATGGGCAAGAAGCTGTACTTCAGCGCCCCGCGGCCGGGCCGGAACCGCAACAATCCACCGTCTGCCATGCCGGCAAGCGAAGCGGTGACCTGAGTGTTTGCCCCTGCGCCCTCTATCCCTATGCCACATCTGGACGCAAGCCAGCCGAAAATTCTGGACTGAAAGTGCCCGAACACGACCATGAGCACCACTGCCGCCGACAGAGCGGTGGCCCCGCTGACCAGCACCACATTTCGCTCCACCCCGGCAAACACCAGCATCAACAGGAACACAATCACCATGAGCCCGGCGGTGTCGATGTCCGGCTGCATCGCCACCAGCCCGGCGACCACACCCGTGGCCGCGAAGGCCAGGACCAGATGCCGGACACTATCTTCTTGATCGCGCTTGTTCCTCCAGTCGCCCAACTTTGTCGCCACGAAAACCACCAGGGCAAAGCGGGCGATTTCCGAAGGCTCGAACGTGAACCCTGCGATGCGCAACCAGCGCTTGCCGCCGTGCACCGACACGCCCCAGGCCAGCACGCACACCAGCAGGATTATGCTCACCGCGAGCAGTCCGTCTGCGATTTTCGGCCAATGCCGGGGTGGCAGATGCACCACCCCCACCAGCACCAGTCCTCCCACCAGCAGCCGAAACAAGTGGCTCTTGAAAAAGAAGTGCGGGTCGTTCCGCTGCAACGCCGCCGTATGCGAGCTCGCAGAGTAGACCTCAATCAACCCCACGGCCAAGAGAATCGCTACCGCCAACAGCAGCACATAGTCGAATCCTGTTACGCCCTCGTCGAAGATTGGCAAGGTCCAGAAGCGACGCCTCTTGTTCGGCAGCAGCCGTTGCGGGGTGTGGCGCATGTGAACCTACCGCACCTTGAACGTGGCCAGACTGAGGAGCACTAACAAGATGCCGATGATCCAGAAGCGCACCACCATCTTGGGCTCCGGCCAGGCCTTCTCGCCAATCTCGAAGTGGTGGTGCAGAGGCGCCATGCGAAAGACCCTGCGCCCGGTCCTCTTAAAGACCGCCACCTGCACCATCACCGAAATGCTCTCCGCCATGAATACCCCGCAGATGATCGGCAGGAGCAGCTCTTTCTTTATCAAAATGGCCATAGTGGCCAACGAAGCGCCAAGGCTCAGCGCGCCCGTGTCGCCCATGAACACCTCGGCCGGATAGGCATTGAACCAGAGGAAACCCAGGCAGGCGCCGACGAGAGCCGCCGCGTAGACCATCAGCTCGCCGGCACCGGGCAGATAGGTGATGTTCAGGTAGCGCGAAAAGTCCACCCGCCCGGTCACGTAGGCGATTACCCCAAATGCCGCCGCCGCAATTCCGCTGAGGCCGATACACAGACCGTCAGCCCCGTCGGCAAGATTGGCCGAGTTGCTGGTGGCAGTGATGATGAAGACCACCACGGGAATGTACAAGACCCCGAAATCGACCAGGTAGTTCTTGAAGAAGGGCAGCGTGGTCGCCGAGCGCACGTCCGCAACAGGCGGAAAAAAGTAGAGCACCGACCCCACGATGCACCCCAAGAGCACTTGGCCAGCAATCTTGTAGCGGCCTATCAGCCCTTTGGGCAGCTTCTTGACCACCTTGAGATAGTCGTCCAGAAAGCCCACGCCGCCCATGAAGACGGTGGCCAACAGCACCAGGAGCACGTACACATTGTCCAAACGGCACCAGAGGAGCAGAGGTATGACCGTCGCCACTATGATGATGATCCCGCCGAAGGTGGGGGTTCCCTGCTTCTTGAGGTGCGTCTTCGGGCCGTCCGGGCGCACCTCCTGGCCCAGGTGTAGCTCCCGCGCCTTTCTAATGACGTAGGGCCCAAGAAAAAACGCGATGAACAGCGCCGTTATTGCCGCGCCGCCAGCCCGGAAGGACTGGTAGCGGAACACGTTCAGTCCCGAGATATGCTCTCGCAGTGGAAAGAGAAGGTGGAAAAGCATAGCGCCTCTCAGCTAAACCTTGCTGCGCAACCTTGCCCGCACACCCTCCACCACTTCCTCCATCCTCATCCCTCGCGACCCCTTGACCAGCACGATGTCCCCTTCCCCCAATATCGCCATCAGGCTCTGCGTGAGGGCTTCTTTGTCAGCAAAGTGCTCTGCCTGCACCCCGCCGTGCCTGGCGACCCTGGCAACCTCTCGCGAAGCTTCCCCAAAGGTAAGAAGTACGTCGATGCCGTTCTCCACGACCAACTCGCCCAGACGCCGGTGAGCCGCTTCGCTGGCCTGGCCCAGCTCCAACATATCGGCGAGCACGGCGATGCGTTTGGCTCCTGCTGCGACCGGCATCTCTCGTACGAACTCCAGCGCGGCCTTGGCCGACCGCAAGTTGCTGTTATAGGCATCATCAACGATGCGGATGCCGCCTGCCTCGATGATTTCTAAGCGCTCGGGCACCCGTTCTACTTCCTCCAGCCCCGCCTTGATCTCCCGGAGAGGCACGCCGAGCTCGAGTCCCACCGCCGCTGCGGCCAAGGCGTTGCTCACCACGTGCCTGCCAGGGATGCGCAAGTGAATCAAGTTCCTCTTGAGCACAAAGCGCGCGCAACCCCGCTCGTCCAGCCCGCGGAAGTGCCCCTTCACGTCGGCCTGCTTCTCCAGGCCAAAGGTGACGGTGCGGCTCACCGGCATGCGCTGCCTCGCCAACAACGGATCATCGGCATTGTAGATGCCAACCCTCTCTCCGACCAGCCCTTCAAAGAGCTCCATCTTTGCCCTGAGCACCCCCTCACGGGTGCCGAAGAACTCCAGATGGGCCTCCGCTATGCCGAGAATGACGCCGTACTCCGGCTCGGCCATGCGGCAGAGCGCCGCGATCTCGCCGAAGTGGTTGGTGCCCATTTCGAGCACCACCGCCTGGTGGTGCGGCCGTATCTCCAACAAGGTGAGCGCCACGCCGATGGCGTTGTTGAACGACTTTTTGCTCTTCAGCGTGGCATAGCGCCTTGCCAGTACGGCGGCCATCAGCTCCTTGCTGGTGGTCTTGCCCACTGAGCCAGTCACTGCCACCACCGGCAGCGAGAAGCGCCGACGATGGTAGTGAGCGATGTGCCCTAAAGCTGCCAGCGTGTCGGACACGCCGATGAGCAGCGCTCCAGGGAGCTCGCCGACCAGGCGAGGTAGCGCGTCGTTGCGCACCACTGCCGCCACTGCACCTCGCGCGAACGCCTCAGCCACAAACTGGTGGCCATCGAAGCGCTCCCCCTTGAGCGCGATGAACAGGTCGCCCGCCCCGACCGTGCGACTATCGGTGCTGACGTTGCGAATCTGTTGGCGGAGAGAGGCGTGCGGCCCAAGATACCCCTCAGCCGCGCCGCAGCAGTGCACCACCTCCCCGATGCGCAACCCAACGGTGTCGTTCTGCAGGGTCAGGACGGAGCTCTCCCTCTCACCAGCGCGGCGCATCAACAAGTGCCACCCCGGACTGGCATTCCAAGGTACACCGCCCGCCGCGACGGATCTCCTCGCCTGGCGCTGGGTGCTGGCGAACAACTCGCCCGGCACCGCTCACGTCGACATGCACGCCGAGCAGCCGAAGACGGTTGACCGCCTCGCGAGCAGTGAGCCCGATGACCCGCGGCATGAGGAGGCGCTCGCCCGTCTCCGCTTCCCTCGCTTCCGCGCCCAACTCCAGCACGATGGTCGAACCAATTGCCACCTGAGCGCCCGGCTCAGGATACTGTTTCTGGACGAACTCTCCCCTGCCCTGCCACTGGGCACGCAGCCCCAACTCACGCAGCACCGCCCTGCAGGTTGAAACGTCACGATGCTGTAACACCGGCACGGCCACCAGCGTCGCCCGCGAGGGAGCGGGTATCTCTTCGGGCGCCTCCACCGGTGGCGTCACCTCCTGCTCGCCACGCCACTTTAGGATGCGCTGCAGGATCCTCTTGAACGTCGGCGCGGCCACGTCGGCCGCGTAGTACTGGCCCTTGGGATCGTCCACGACCACCAGGATGCAGAGTTCAGCCTTGCCGATCTCCGCTGGGTAATAGCCGACGAACGAGGAAAGGTAACGTTCTTCGTGGCCGAGGCCCTGCGGTTTCACTTTGCGCGCAGTGCCTGTCTTGCCGGCGATCTTATGCCCGGGTATCTGCGCCTTCCGCCCGGTGCCGTGGTCCACTACGTCAACAAGGATCTCGTTTAGCATCTGCGCCGTGGCCTCGGAGATAACACGCCGCACCGCCTCTGGTTCTCCAAGGCTGAGGTCCTCTTTGCCGTCGCGCACCGTCCCGAGCACCACTTTCGGACGCATGAGCACGCCGCCATTTGCCACGGCGGCGTAGGCCATGGCCACCTGCAGCGGCGTGACGGCAATCTCGTACCCGTAGCTCATGGCCGCAGGCGTAAAAGCGCTCCATTGGTTCAGATTGGGCACGATGCCGCGCGCCTCGCCCTTCAGTTCTATGCCCGTGGCCGTGCCAAAACCGAAGTTGCGCTCGTAGCGGAGCAGAAGCTCGGGAAGTACCTTCAGTCCGATCTTGGCAATGCCTATGTTGCTGGAGTTAACCAGCACTTCGCGCACGGTGAGCCAGCTGTAGGGTTCGTGGTCTTCGATAGTCTGTCCCAAGACCCGGTAGCGCCCATTTTCGCAAAAGACCGTCTCCTCAGGCGTGCGCAGATGCTCCTCGAACACGAGGGCCATGGGAACGAGCTTCATCACCGAGCCGAGCTCGTACGCATCGGTGATGGGCCGCAGTCGCCACAAGTCGGGATGCACCTTGGTCCCTTCGCTGGGGTCAAAGAGGGGTGCGCATGCTAAGGCCAAAAGATGGCCGGTCTGAGGCTCCACCACTACCGCGCACGCCGCCGCGGCGTCGAATTGGCGCACGGCTTCTAACAGCTCCTCCTCGCAGATGCGCTGCACCACGCGGTGGATGGTGAGGATGAGCGTCTCCCCCGGCACTGGGTCCACCTGCGGTGCCCCCGGCATGCGGAAGACGCGCCCCTGGGCGTCAAGGTGGAGGTGGGCGAGGCCGGGTTTGCCGTGCAGACGGTCATCCCAGGCGTACTCGATACCGGCCAGCCCGCGGTTGTCCACGTCGGTGAAGCCCAAGAGATGGCAAGCGGTGGTGCCGAAAGGATAGGCGCGGCGCCATTCGTCGACCACGCGCACCTGGAGCAAGCCGAGGCCGCGCACGCGGTCGCCCACCTCAGCCGACAGCCTCCGCCCCAGCCAGACAAAGGAGCCGCCCCGGGCCAGTTTGGCCTGCAGGGCATCCGGTGATTGGCCCAAGATGGGCCCCAGCTGCCGCACCACCAGCGTGGGGTTGCCGCTCTGGCGCAGGTCATATCCCACCGAGGCCGCCGGCTTGTTGATGACCAAGCGCACCCCTTCGCGGTCGAGTATCTCGCCGCGCCTCGGTTCCAACTTGCTCAGCCGCACGAGCGGCATCTTCTGTCTGTAGGCCTTAGGTCTGATGAGCTGCACCTCCACCAGCCGGCCGGCCACCAGCACCAACGCCAACGTGACCAGCCAGCCAAAGCGCACACAGCTGACAATGTCCTCGCACCTCTCCTGTCTTGTCACGTGCCTCAGCACCACATGCACCTTTCCACCGCATTACCGAGAAAGAGGGAGCCGGGACCATGACCTACCATCTGCCCTATTCTACACCTTATCGACCGCTGCTCTGCCGCTCATCTTCCTCGATCAGAGGGCGCAGGCTGGACGGCACCACCAGGTTGCGCTTGCCGTAGAAACCGAGGTTGAGCTCGCGCGCCGCCTGCCCGGTAATGTAATCAAAGCTGACCAGCCTCCCCCTGGTCTCTTCGAGCTGCGCCACTTCCTTGCTGAGGACTTCCACCCGCTTCTGGTGCGAGGCAATCTGCCGCATGAGCCCCTGGGCGTGGACCAACTGCCATACATACAAGAGAACCGCGGCACAGCATAACGCCACCAGCGCCAACCAACGTGCGACCCTGTGCCGCTGCTGCTGCAAACGCTGCCGCGCAATTCGTGAACCCGGGTGAGCAGGGCGTCTTGTGCCTGTGGCGATGAGCATGGTCGCGGATCCTGACTCCTCAAGAGAACTCCCTGCCGCTTTGGTGCCCTACGGAAGCCGTTCAGCCGCCCGCAACTTTGCTCCCCTGCTGCGCGGATTTCGTCGCCTCTCCTCAACCGAAGGCACTAATGGCCGCTTGGTAAGCACCCGCATGGTTGGCTGCCTGCCACAGACGCACCTCGGCAGCGAGGGCGGGCAAATGCACCCCTTTTGCTGCTCGAGGAGAAAGGTCTTGACAATCCGATCGCTGATTGACTCATACGACAGCACCACCACGCGCCCTCCTGCCCTCAGGAGGCTGGGTACCTGCTCCACAGCCTGGCGCAAGGCCTCGTGTTCGCGATTGACCGCCATGCGCAGCGCCTGAAAACAGCGCGACAGCGTCTTCACCTGGTGGGGGCCAGGCACGGTAGCGCGAATTATCGCCGCCAATTGGGTCGTGCTCCGAATGGGTTCCCTCTTTCTGGCGCGCACGATGGCAGCGGCAATGCGCCGGGCGTGTCGCTCCTCACCCAACGTGTGCAGGAGGGACGCCAGCTCTTCCTCGGAGCTGCGCGCGATGATGGTCTCGGCGGTAGTGGTATGACTGGTGTCCATGCGCATGTCCAACGGCCCCTCGAAGCGATAAGAGAAGCCACGCGCTGCGCTGTCCAGCTGGTAACTGCTCACCCCGAGGTCGAAGAGGATGCCGTCGACCCGGTCGATGCCAAGCTCGGCAAGCACCCGTCCCACGTCACGGAAATCGCCCTGCCGCAAGATGACTTGCGAGCCGAACTGTCGTAGCGCTTCTTGTGCAGCTGCCAGGGCGTCCCCATCCAAGTCAATCCCCACCACGCACACCCCAGGGCCGAGTCTCGGCAGCAAAATGCACTCATACCCGCCGCCGCCTATGGTCGCATCAACGTACACGCCCTGCGGCCGCTGCAGCCAGTAGCGCGCAACTGCCTCAACAAGTACAGGCTCATGGAATTGCACGGGCAGACCAACGACCTCATGCCCTCTCTTCAGTCGGCACGGGCCCGTTCCCCAGTTCCGGAGCCCCTCTGGCATGCACCAGATTGCCGAACATCTCCGCGAACTCTTGCTCCACCTCTTGAATTGCCTGCTGGAGCAAGCTCGGGTTCCACACTTCCAGGTGGTCTACCACCCCGCCGACAATCGCCTCGTCTTCGATGTGCGCATGTTCGCGCAAGTTCGCTGGCAGAGGTATTCTTCCCTGTGGATCGAACTGCACCAGCATGCTGGGCATCGCCCACCGACGATTGAAGCGATACTTCTGCTTGAGATTGCCCCACTGGCTCTCGAATAACTCGGTGAGACGCGCCCACTCATCCAGAGGATAGGCATAAATGCACGGCTCGATGCCCTGCATGAGGATCAAGCCGTCCCGGGATTCAACCGAAAGGAGCGCACGGAACTTTGCGGGGATGCTGATGCGACCCTTCTGGTCGACGGCAACCTTGCTGTAGCCCTGGAATTCCGTGTAAAGCGACTGCGAAGGGTCTTTTGTCTGCACGATCGGCATGGCGCGCGCCCACGGAGTGGTAACCGTTCCCAATCCTTCCTAAGTCTGGGCAAATATAAGCAAAAGTTCCCAAGCTGTCAAGCAAAATCTCGCGTTTTCTCCAAGAATTAGCGAAAATTCCTGTCCATTTTTTGGTCACTTGCCTGGTGAAGAAGCGACATGGCAAGGTTAGAGTTCCCGGCATGGATGTCCCTCGCCCGTACCGCACGTCACCAAGGGGCTCAGTCGGGCAGCAGCAAGGAGCTGTTCTTCCTGCATCTTCCCACTCCGCAAACTGAACCCGCTGGGGGTAATGATACGACCGGTATGAAGTGCCTGGCCCGCTTTGCACTCCGCGGCGTGTTGGCCCCAATTTTGCCCCAGAGGTGGCAAAGCATTCAGCGCGAGGGCTTTGAGCACATTTTCACCGGCAGGTGACCAAAGAAAGCGAACGCCTGTCTCACGGTGAAACGGATTACCCGGTGCGCACCGACGCCGAGGGCGCCCCCAGGTACCAGCACCGGTCAGGGTCGAACTGAATAGACGAGACGAGTGGCAAAGGAGAGCTATCCATCATGCACAGAGGGCGGTCGTGGGCACGATTGGTCTTGACAGCCGGCTTGTTATTCAGCTCACTGGCAGCACAGGGCTTGGCCCAAACGCGCATCATGCCAGTGGGCAACTCCATTACCGACGGCAGATACGGCAGCTCCGACGGACTCGGGTTTCGCAATGACCTCTATGCACGGCTGCGCGACGCTGGGCTGAGCTTCGATTTTGTCGGTGGCACCGGGACGCCGCCGTACGAGGGGTACTTCTTTCCCGGCGCACGCATAGAGGAACTCTACATTGGTGGGTTCGGCACGGGCGCCCGTGACATCGCGCCGGACATGAACAACTATGCCCCTGAGTACATTCTCCTCCACATCGGCACGAACAACATAAGCAACACTGAGACGGCGGCCCCTTATTCCAACGACCGCGGGCAGACCTTCCTCAACACCGCCTCCGGGAAACTGGCGGAACTCCTTGCCTACCTGGCGCGCTGGAAAACCGGAGCATACGGCTCCAGCCTCAAGAAAATTGTGCTCTGCAAGATCATCCCGAAGGTAGCCTACCCCGACCAAATCGCCCTTTTCAACCAAGAGGTGGCCAAGATCGTCACCGACTCGGAGCAAGGGAGGATCCCTACCATTCCTGCCGGCACACTCTACCTCGTTGACCAGTACTCCCCGTTTGACGTGGCCACCATGATGTCTGCGGATGGCATCCATCCGAACGACGTGGGCTACAGCAAGATGGCCGACGTCTACTTCAATGCACTGGCTTCCATCCTCCTGCCAGGCGACAACTTCAATCGAACATCCCTGGGGCCCTATTGGACGGCAGACCCTGAGTATCGCATCGTCAACAATGAGCTGGCCAATACTTCCAGCGACAATGTGTGGGGGCACTTGGCGGTCTACAATCTCGCCAGCAACGCCAATGACGTCTCTTTCCAGTGGGGTGCTGCGGCGCCGCAAGAGGGCATTGACCAGGGCGGCTTTGCCCTGCTGCTGAATGCCGCCTCGGTAAATGCCGATGGCTACCTGCTCTTCCGGCGCACCAATGGCACTATAAGCCTGTGGACCATCGCTGGCGGCGTGCCGGGTCACAGCGTCGCTTCTGCCACCGGCAGCCAATCGGCGCCGCGTGCCGGCGATGTGATGCGCGTGCTGGTGAGCACCAGCCCGGCTGGTCACCATTTTGACCTGTACATCAACGGCCGCTACGACGGCCGCGTCACCGATACCGCCAAAGAAAAGGGCAACAGTGCCAACAAGTACGCCGGCATCATGTTGAAGGGCGGGTACAACACCAGCATCGACAACTTCTTTGCCCGCACCACTCTGGATGTGACCCCGCCAGCAGCGATCACCAACCTCGGCATTGCCGGCCTCAGCTCCATGGCGGTGACGCTCACCTGGACTGCTCCCGGCGATGACGGCAACGTGGGCACGGCATCATCCTACGTCATCAAGTACCTAGATCAACCGATAACTGCGGCCAACTTTGCCTCTGCGGTAACTGTGCTCAACCCTCCGGTCCCCAAGGCTGCCGGCTCGGTGGAGACATACGAGGTAAAAGGGCTGCTCTCCAACAAGACGTACTTCTTTGCCATAAAGGCCGTGGATGAGGCGGGCAACGTCAGCGATCTATCCAACATCGTCTCGGCGGTGACGCCTGGCCAAGCGACACTTGCCACCTTCACCGACGACTTTGAGCGCGAGTCCTTGGGCGCCAATTGGTCAGCACACTCCGCGTACGCCATCGTCAACGGCGACTTAGCAAACACCTCGCCCACCTATGCCTGGGGCTACATGGCCGTGCTCAATAACCGGGATAACCCAGAGGAAGCCTCCATCAAGTGGGCAAACAACGCGGATGCCACCGGCATAAGGGAAGGTGGCTTAGCCCTGATGCTGAACGCACCCATGCCTACTGCCAGCGGCTACCTTGTCTGGAAGGACGGGAAATACGTGCGGCTTTGGACAGTCACCTATGGCAACCCGGGGCAAACCGTTGCCAACGTGGAGGGCCTTCTGCCGCAGCCTGGGCCTGGGGATGTGTTCAAGGTCAAGATGTCCACCTCTGTCTCCGGGCACCACTTTGACGTGTTCATCAACGACCAGTTCGACGCCCGGGTCTCGGACACGAACAAGCTGCAGGGCAACGCCACCACCAAGTACGCAGGAGTCTATCTCAAGGGTGGGCTGAACAACAACGTCGCCGAGTTCTCAGTGGCCGTACCTCTGGGTGATCCGTCGATCCTGGTTGTGGCCGCCGGCAACCAGCAGGGCGGCCCGGTGGGTACCAGGCTGCCCGTTCCCTTGACCGCCCAGGTGACCGACCGCAACGGTTACCCGGTCTCGGGCGTCTACGTGGACTTTAAACTGGCCTCGGGCCAGGGCTTCCTGAGCACCGATTCCGTGAGCTTTAACGGGTACATCTGGATGGAGGCTGAGGAGGGGATTGTCACTCCACCGATGGTAAAGGCTTTTGACCCGAACGCCTCGGGCGGGGCGTATGTTCATGTGCCGGACGGAACCGGAGCAAACGCAGGGAAGGTCACCTTCACAGTCTATTTGCCTGTCTCTGGAACTTTCTATTTGTGGGGCAGGGGACTCGGTCCCTCGGGCACCTCCGATTCGTTCTGGTCTTATGCCGACGACGGCACGGCCGAAATCTTCAGCCTGCAGAGCCAGACGACGTGGGGGTGGCGGCGCCGCACCACGCCCTTGGCCCTCAGTGCCGGGGTGCACACCATCGTGTTTGAGAATCGCGAAGATGGCACACTCTTGGACAAAATCCTGTTGACCAACGTCAGCACCTTCACCCCGTCGGGCCTGGGCGGCATTACGCCGCCTTTGACCAACGTTTCCAACACCTCTGGCTTTGCCTACAGCTATCTCACTCTCGGCACGCAGGCAGGCCAGGTCACGGTCAATGCCACAGCTTCCTACAAGGGGACGCCCCTTTCTGGGAGTCCTGCCCAGTTCGTGGCCTATGCCACCAGCAGCACACCGACGCCGCTCCGCTACGTGTCCGGCAACGGCCAGACCGGCCCTGCGGGCCAGCCTCTGCCGGCGCCGTTCGTGGTGGAAGCAAGGGACTCCTACAACAACCCGGTCGTGAACTTGCCGGTGCTCTTCGAGGTAGTGGAAGGCGAGGGCAGGCTTTCAGAGGCACAGCCGGTGTTCACCGGCGCGAACGGCCGCGCCGCCACGGTGCTCACGTTGGGGACGACGCAATTCAAAAACGTGGTGCGGGCGTCATCGCCCGGGGTGAGTGGCGCCCCGGTGGAGTTCACCGCCTATGCCACCTCGGGCATCCC contains:
- a CDS encoding putative lipid II flippase FtsW; its protein translation is MRHTPQRLLPNKRRRFWTLPIFDEGVTGFDYVLLLAVAILLAVGLIEVYSASSHTAALQRNDPHFFFKSHLFRLLVGGLVLVGVVHLPPRHWPKIADGLLAVSIILLVCVLAWGVSVHGGKRWLRIAGFTFEPSEIARFALVVFVATKLGDWRNKRDQEDSVRHLVLAFAATGVVAGLVAMQPDIDTAGLMVIVFLLMLVFAGVERNVVLVSGATALSAAVVLMVVFGHFQSRIFGWLASRCGIGIEGAGANTQVTASLAGMADGGLLRFRPGRGALKYSFLPMAFSDFVFAIIGEEFGLVGTLAVVGLFAVVLWRGIRIAVRACSADARLIAMGLTASIALYAVVNMLVVTGMAPTSGLPLPFISYGGTATVVNMLAVGVLLAISRESIEGAEGYLSAAAYRERLRRRGLPVGRPTTAAKIRPWAR
- the rsmH gene encoding 16S rRNA (cytosine(1402)-N(4))-methyltransferase RsmH, with translation MQFHEPVLVEAVARYWLQRPQGVYVDATIGGGGYECILLPRLGPGVCVVGIDLDGDALAAAQEALRQFGSQVILRQGDFRDVGRVLAELGIDRVDGILFDLGVSSYQLDSAARGFSYRFEGPLDMRMDTSHTTTAETIIARSSEEELASLLHTLGEERHARRIAAAIVRARKREPIRSTTQLAAIIRATVPGPHQVKTLSRCFQALRMAVNREHEALRQAVEQVPSLLRAGGRVVVLSYESISDRIVKTFLLEQQKGCICPPSLPRCVCGRQPTMRVLTKRPLVPSVEERRRNPRSRGAKLRAAERLP
- the mraY gene encoding phospho-N-acetylmuramoyl-pentapeptide-transferase, with amino-acid sequence MLFHLLFPLREHISGLNVFRYQSFRAGGAAITALFIAFFLGPYVIRKARELHLGQEVRPDGPKTHLKKQGTPTFGGIIIIVATVIPLLLWCRLDNVYVLLVLLATVFMGGVGFLDDYLKVVKKLPKGLIGRYKIAGQVLLGCIVGSVLYFFPPVADVRSATTLPFFKNYLVDFGVLYIPVVVFIITATSNSANLADGADGLCIGLSGIAAAAFGVIAYVTGRVDFSRYLNITYLPGAGELMVYAAALVGACLGFLWFNAYPAEVFMGDTGALSLGASLATMAILIKKELLLPIICGVFMAESISVMVQVAVFKRTGRRVFRMAPLHHHFEIGEKAWPEPKMVVRFWIIGILLVLLSLATFKVR
- a CDS encoding division/cell wall cluster transcriptional repressor MraZ; protein product: MPIVQTKDPSQSLYTEFQGYSKVAVDQKGRISIPAKFRALLSVESRDGLILMQGIEPCIYAYPLDEWARLTELFESQWGNLKQKYRFNRRWAMPSMLVQFDPQGRIPLPANLREHAHIEDEAIVGGVVDHLEVWNPSLLQQAIQEVEQEFAEMFGNLVHARGAPELGNGPVPTEERA
- a CDS encoding UDP-N-acetylmuramoyl-tripeptide--D-alanyl-D-alanine ligase, whose product is MRRAGERESSVLTLQNDTVGLRIGEVVHCCGAAEGYLGPHASLRQQIRNVSTDSRTVGAGDLFIALKGERFDGHQFVAEAFARGAVAAVVRNDALPRLVGELPGALLIGVSDTLAALGHIAHYHRRRFSLPVVAVTGSVGKTTSKELMAAVLARRYATLKSKKSFNNAIGVALTLLEIRPHHQAVVLEMGTNHFGEIAALCRMAEPEYGVILGIAEAHLEFFGTREGVLRAKMELFEGLVGERVGIYNADDPLLARQRMPVSRTVTFGLEKQADVKGHFRGLDERGCARFVLKRNLIHLRIPGRHVVSNALAAAAVGLELGVPLREIKAGLEEVERVPERLEIIEAGGIRIVDDAYNSNLRSAKAALEFVREMPVAAGAKRIAVLADMLELGQASEAAHRRLGELVVENGIDVLLTFGEASREVARVARHGGVQAEHFADKEALTQSLMAILGEGDIVLVKGSRGMRMEEVVEGVRARLRSKV
- a CDS encoding penicillin-binding transpeptidase domain-containing protein, with the translated sequence MTRQERCEDIVSCVRFGWLVTLALVLVAGRLVEVQLIRPKAYRQKMPLVRLSKLEPRRGEILDREGVRLVINKPAASVGYDLRQSGNPTLVVRQLGPILGQSPDALQAKLARGGSFVWLGRRLSAEVGDRVRGLGLLQVRVVDEWRRAYPFGTTACHLLGFTDVDNRGLAGIEYAWDDRLHGKPGLAHLHLDAQGRVFRMPGAPQVDPVPGETLILTIHRVVQRICEEELLEAVRQFDAAAACAVVVEPQTGHLLALACAPLFDPSEGTKVHPDLWRLRPITDAYELGSVMKLVPMALVFEEHLRTPEETVFCENGRYRVLGQTIEDHEPYSWLTVREVLVNSSNIGIAKIGLKVLPELLLRYERNFGFGTATGIELKGEARGIVPNLNQWSAFTPAAMSYGYEIAVTPLQVAMAYAAVANGGVLMRPKVVLGTVRDGKEDLSLGEPEAVRRVISEATAQMLNEILVDVVDHGTGRKAQIPGHKIAGKTGTARKVKPQGLGHEERYLSSFVGYYPAEIGKAELCILVVVDDPKGQYYAADVAAPTFKRILQRILKWRGEQEVTPPVEAPEEIPAPSRATLVAVPVLQHRDVSTCRAVLRELGLRAQWQGRGEFVQKQYPEPGAQVAIGSTIVLELGAEAREAETGERLLMPRVIGLTAREAVNRLRLLGVHVDVSGAGRVVRQHPAPGEEIRRGGRCTLECQSGVALVDAPRW